GTTGATCGAATCCTCCGTAGAACGCTCGAGGTCGGTGTCCTCGATGCGCAGAACGAATCTGCCGCCATGCCTGCGGGCATACAACCAGGAGAACAGTGCAGTACGCGCACCGCCGACATGCAAATAGCCGGTCGGACTAGGGGCAAACCGTGTTTTTACGCTCATACTTCAACCACATGCGGAATCCGAGGCGGGATTATACCGTGCGGTCGAACATAATACAGCGTCACGCACGGTTCACGCCGCCGCCTTGCCGACTTACTCCCTGGCGGTGGCAAGATCAGCGCCGTAGGCGGGAATATAGGCGGTAGCCAGTTCGTGCAGTTTCTCCAGCGTGACGGGCTTTGCCAGGAAGGCCTGCACACCCAGTTGCTCGCAACTCTGCTCAACATCCGCAGTTGCATCGCCGGTGATCATGACGATGGGTATTCTCCTGGATTCCGGCGTGGCTGCGTAATACCGCTTTATGATGTCGATGCCGGACATCCCCGGCATCTGCATGTCCACGATCAGCAGGTCATACCCCGAATGTCCGAGCTTTGCGAGTGCGATCTCACCTGTTTCTGCGAAATCGATACTGACACCAAGATATCCGAACATGGTTGAATACACGTAGCGATTGATGTCACTGTCTTCGGCAATGAGAATGCTGGCGCCCTCAGGTGCACCTGAACCGAATTCCTGCAACCTGCGTCTGTTCTCGGTCATGGCAGCATATCGCGCCTGCTGCTGCGCGGTCGGCAGCTGGAGTGGCAGCGTAAACCAGAACCGGCTACCGGATCCGTACCGGCTATCCATACCGATCCGTCCACCCATCAGTTCTACCAGGTTCTTCGCTATCGCCGTACCGAGCCCGGTTCCGCCATGCTGCCGCTGCGCCGTGTCATCGGCCTGGCGAAATCTGTCGAATATGTGCGCGTGAAACTCCTGCTTGATCCCGATGCCGGTATCAATGACCTCGAAACGAAGGCTGTCCCCGGCATCGGGCGAACACTCAAGCCTGGCGAGGACATCGATGCCTCCCGTTTCGGTGAACTTGACAGCATTGCCGATCAGGTTAACCAGTACCTGCCGCAGCCGCTGCCTGTCACAGACAATGCGCGCCGGCACCTGCGGATCGATCACGGTTGAATAGTGCAGACCCTTGCCTTCGGTTTGCAGCGAAAACATGCCTTCGATCGACCCGAGCAAACCGCGCAGATCGGTCAGCACCGGCTTCAGGCGAACGTGGCCGGATTCGATCCTGGAGAAATCCAGCACCCCCTCGATCAGGTCCATCAGGCTATCCGATGCTTCCTTGATACGCACGGCCATCTGGCGATGCTGCACGATGTCATCAACCCTGTTCATCATGCTGCTGAAACCCACGATGGCATTCAGTGGCGTTCTGATCTCATGACTGATATTTGCAATAAATCTGGATTTTTCCCTGCTAGCTGTCTCTGCTAATTGCTTTGCATCTTGAAGACGCTTCAGCATGACAGCAACGTAAACAGGAATAACTGAAAGCAACATCATCCCTGTAATAGCCAATAAAAATTCATTTTCCCAAAACTGAGTGGTTAAACAAACAATGGTAAATCCTGTTAATGACATGCCAGCGCATAGGATTAATTCACGATAACCATATCTGAAACCATTACCCACAGATAACCATAGATATAAAACGAAATATGGGATTCCATACTCTTCAAAGGCATGCATAACGATACTTGTTACTATGACATCAAAAGCCATGTATACGGTATGACGCCATTTTCTCCCATCAGGCCATACAAGTACTTGAATTATACTGGCGCATGAAACCACCAAATATATATATCCGAGCAAGACGACTTTATTCAGCTGACCTTGCTCAAAGATATCTAACGAGTTAATTGTCAAACCATAGGAAACAGCACACCCCACCAGCAGCAAGCGCATAAACGCCTGCTCAAGCTCAAGATTTCTTCCCCTTCCAAGAAAAAACAGGCGCTTACTCTTCATCACACCCCCATCCCGCCGCCCCCGACACACCGTCAGAGTTCATACTGCATTATCCCGGATACTACAATTCGGGCGCCTCCCGCCAAATACTGTATATAATCACAGTATATGAGCCCTGCCCCTTATACCGATACCACCGCCTGGCCACGCGCTATCGCACTGGTCGACATGAACGCCTTTTTCGCATCCGTCGAACAGCGCGATCACCCCGAGTGGCGCGGACGCCCGGTGGCGATTACCAACGGCCTCAAGGGTACCTGCATCATCACCTGCTCCTACGAGGCCCGCGCCCATGGTATCAGGACCGGCATGCGCCTGAAGCACGCACGCCGGCTGTGCCCGGAACTGATCCAGTGCCCGGCACGCCCCGAACGCTATGCGGCCACATCCACCGCAATCATGTCGGCACTGCAGGACCTCACGCCGGATATCGAGGTCTTTTCCGTAGACGAGGCGTTTCTGGACATCACCCGCTGCCAGCGCCTACTCGGCACCCCGGAGCAGATCGCCTGGCTGGCCAAGCGCAGGGTATTCGATGCTTCGGGCGTCCTGTGCTCGATTGGCGTCAGCGGTGACAAGACCACCGCCAAGTTCGCCGCCAAGCTGGACAAGCCCGACGGACTGACCGTGATCCCACCCTGGGAAGCGGCCCAGCGCCTGTATGACATGCCGGTAACCGCACTGTGCGGCATCGCCGAAGGCATTGCCGGTTTCCTGGCCGGGCACGGCGTATACACCTGCGGCGAGGTCGGACGCCTGCCGGTCAGCGTGCTGGCACGGCGCTTCGGCAACCCGGGCCGGCGCATCTGGCACATGTGCCAGGGTCAGGATCCGGCCGGCCTGCAGCTCGATGTACCGCCCCCGAAATCCATCGGCCATGGCAAGGTCGTGCCGCCAGGCACCCGCGATCGCGAATTGTTGCTGACCTGGCTGCTGCACATGAGCGCCAAGGTCGGCGCACGCCTGCGACGCCATCAATTGCAGGCGCAGATCTTTTTTATCGGTCTGCGTACCCGCACCGGCTGGGCCGGCGGCAAGCTGCGCAGCGCGCTGCCGACCAGCGACGGCCGGGACATCATGGCCCTGTGCCGCCAGGTCATCCACGAGATCTGGCGCGGTGAAGGCGTACACCA
The window above is part of the Pseudomonadota bacterium genome. Proteins encoded here:
- a CDS encoding ATP-binding protein, which gives rise to MKSKRLFFLGRGRNLELEQAFMRLLLVGCAVSYGLTINSLDIFEQGQLNKVVLLGYIYLVVSCASIIQVLVWPDGRKWRHTVYMAFDVIVTSIVMHAFEEYGIPYFVLYLWLSVGNGFRYGYRELILCAGMSLTGFTIVCLTTQFWENEFLLAITGMMLLSVIPVYVAVMLKRLQDAKQLAETASREKSRFIANISHEIRTPLNAIVGFSSMMNRVDDIVQHRQMAVRIKEASDSLMDLIEGVLDFSRIESGHVRLKPVLTDLRGLLGSIEGMFSLQTEGKGLHYSTVIDPQVPARIVCDRQRLRQVLVNLIGNAVKFTETGGIDVLARLECSPDAGDSLRFEVIDTGIGIKQEFHAHIFDRFRQADDTAQRQHGGTGLGTAIAKNLVELMGGRIGMDSRYGSGSRFWFTLPLQLPTAQQQARYAAMTENRRRLQEFGSGAPEGASILIAEDSDINRYVYSTMFGYLGVSIDFAETGEIALAKLGHSGYDLLIVDMQMPGMSGIDIIKRYYAATPESRRIPIVMITGDATADVEQSCEQLGVQAFLAKPVTLEKLHELATAYIPAYGADLATARE
- a CDS encoding DNA polymerase IV, whose translation is MSPAPYTDTTAWPRAIALVDMNAFFASVEQRDHPEWRGRPVAITNGLKGTCIITCSYEARAHGIRTGMRLKHARRLCPELIQCPARPERYAATSTAIMSALQDLTPDIEVFSVDEAFLDITRCQRLLGTPEQIAWLAKRRVFDASGVLCSIGVSGDKTTAKFAAKLDKPDGLTVIPPWEAAQRLYDMPVTALCGIAEGIAGFLAGHGVYTCGEVGRLPVSVLARRFGNPGRRIWHMCQGQDPAGLQLDVPPPKSIGHGKVVPPGTRDRELLLTWLLHMSAKVGARLRRHQLQAQIFFIGLRTRTGWAGGKLRSALPTSDGRDIMALCRQVIHEIWRGEGVHQVQVTALDPAPAGCQLELFAGTDETRHEVNRVMDAVNRRYGELVLAPARLLNRSSMPNVIAPAWKPFGHRQTL